The Platichthys flesus chromosome 10, fPlaFle2.1, whole genome shotgun sequence genome includes a window with the following:
- the gna11b gene encoding guanine nucleotide-binding protein subunit alpha-11b isoform X1, with protein sequence MTLESMMACCLSEEAKESKRINAEIDKQLRRDKRDSRRELKLLLLGTGESGKSTFIKQMRIIHGAGYSDEDKRGFIRLVYQNVFTSMQAMIRATETLKIPYKYEQNRSNAMLVKEVDIEKITGFDKPYISAIKCLWSDPGILEAYDRRREYQLSDSTKYYLTDLDRVADCNYLPTQQDVLRVRIPTTGIIEYPFDLQSIIFRMVDVGGQRSERRKWIHCFENVTSIMFLVALSEYDQVLVESDNENRMEESKALFRTIITYPWFQNSSVILFLNKKDLLEEKISYSHLVDYFPEFDGPQRDAQAAREFILKMFVDLNPDSDKIIYSHFTCATDTENIRFVFAAVKDTILQLNLKEYNLV encoded by the exons ATGACTCTGGAGTCCATGATGGCTTGCTGCCTGAGCGAGGAGGCGAAGGAGTCGAAACGAATCAATGCAGAAATTGACAAACAACTCCGCCGAGACAAGCGGGACTCCCGGAGGGAGCTGAAATTGCTGCTTCTCG GTACGGGAGAAAGTGGCAAGAGCACCTTCATCAAGCAGATGAGGATCATCCATGGAGCCGGATACTCAGACGAAGATAAAAGGGGCTTCATCCGGCTTGTTTACCAAAACGTCTTCACCTCCATGCAGGCCATGATCCGCGCCACCGAGACCCTCAAAATCCCGTACAAATATGAACAGAATCGG TCTAATGCCATGCTCGTGAAGGAGGTGGACATTGAGAAGATCACTGGGTTTGACAAGCCCTACATTTCAGCGATCAAATGCCTGTGGTCCGACCCGGGGATCCTGGAGGCCTACGACCGCCGCAGAGAGTACCAGCTGTCCGACTCTACTAAATA TTATCTTACCGATCTGGATCGTGTTGCTGATTGCAACTATCTTCCCACGCAGCAGGATGTGCTCAGAGTGCGCATCCCCACTACAGGAATCATAGAGTACCCCTTCGACTTGCAAAGCATCATTTTCAG GATGGTGGATGTAGGGGGTCAGAGGTccgagaggaggaagtggattcactgttttgagaatgtcaccTCCATTATGTTTCTGGTGGCGCTGAGTGAGTACGACCAGGTCCTGGTGGAATCGGACAACGAG aacCGTATGGAGGAGAGCAAAGCTCTGTTCAGGACTATCATAACCTACCCTTGGTTTCAAAACTCCTCcgtcatcctcttcctcaacaagaaggacctgctggaggagaagatctcCTACTCACACTTGGTGGACTATTTCCCAGAGTTCGATG GTCCCCAGAGAGATGCACAGGCTGCGCGGGAGTTCATCCTCAAGATGTTCGTGGACTTAAACCCCGACAGCGACAAGATCATCTACTCCCACTTCACTTGTGCCACGGACACTGAGAACATCCgctttgtgtttgcagctgtcAAAGACACCATCCTACAGCTCAACCTCAAAGAGTACAACCTGGTGTGA
- the LOC133962197 gene encoding phospholipid phosphatase 2-like codes for MDAGGGTMSEQGRKKLILIVVDILCVTAAALPSAILTLMFSPYQRGIYCDDESISRPYRRDTISHGAMAAVTISCSIIIITTGEAYLVNTKRLHSNSQFNQYLSALYKVVGTFLFGGAVSQSLTDLAKFTIGRPRPNFLAVCAPVSCTGYMAHINCTGNPRNVTESRLSFYSGHSSFGMYCMLFLSLYIQARMQGKWTRLVRPTIQFSLVAFALYVGYTRISDHKHHWSDVLVGLLQGALISVLTVRYVSDFFKQRLPPCTPPDTTEIEHLERKPSPQPRDSQHGNHYNYPGPV; via the exons ccgctctgccCTCGGCCATCCTGACGCTGATGTTCAGCCCGTACCAAAGAGGAATCTACTGCGATGACGAGAGCATCAGCCGCCCGTACCGCAGAGACACCATTTCCCACGGGGCGATGGCTGCGGTCAccatctcctgctccatcatcatc ATCACCACGGGGGAGGCGTACCTGGTGAACACCAAGCGGCTCCACTCAAACTCCCAGTTCAACCAGTACCTGTCCGCCCTCTACAAGGTGGTGGGCACCTTCCTGTTCGGAGGAGCCGTCAGCCAATCCCTGACCGACCTGGCCAAGTTCACCATCGGCCGTCCCCGTCCGAACTTCCTGGCCGTGTGCGCCCCGGTCAGCTGTACCGGATACATGGCACACATCAACTGCACGGGAAACCCCCGCAACGTGACTGAGTCCAG GTTATCGTTCTACTCCGGCCACTCGTCCTTCGGGATGTACTGCATGCTCTTTCTGTCG ctctataTCCAGGCCCGGATGCAGGGGAAGTGGACGCGACTGGTTCGACCGACCATCCAGTTCTCCCTGGTGGCGTTTGCTCTGTATGTTGGATACACGCGTATTTCCGACCACAAACATCACTGGAGCGACGTGCTGGTGGGgctgctgcagggggcgctcaTCTCTGTTCTCACT GTTCGTTACGTCTCCGACTTCTTCAAGCAGCGACTTCCTCCCTGCACGCCGCCGGACACCACGGAGATCGAACACCTGGAGCGGAAGCCGAGCCCGCAGCCTCGCGACTCGCAGCACGGGAACCACTACAACTACCCTGGTCCCGTATGA
- the gna11b gene encoding guanine nucleotide-binding protein subunit alpha-11b isoform X2: MTLESMMACCLSEEAKESKRINAEIDKQLRRDKRDSRRELKLLLLGTGESGKSTFIKQMRIIHGAGYSDEDKRGFIRLVYQNVFTSMQAMIRATETLKIPYKYEQNRSNAMLVKEVDIEKITGFDKPYISAIKCLWSDPGILEAYDRRREYQLSDSTKYYLSDIDRVTAEGYVPTQQDVLRVRVPTTGIIEYPFDLENVIFSYLTDLDRVADCNYLPTQQDVLRVRIPTTGIIEYPFDLQSIIFRMVDVGGQRSERRKWIHCFENVTSIMFLVALSEYDQVLVESDNENRMEESKALFRTIITYPWFQNSSVILFLNKKDLLEEKISYSHLVDYFPEFDGPQRDAQAAREFILKMFVDLNPDSDKIIYSHFTCATDTENIRFVFAAVKDTILQLNLKEYNLV; encoded by the exons ATGACTCTGGAGTCCATGATGGCTTGCTGCCTGAGCGAGGAGGCGAAGGAGTCGAAACGAATCAATGCAGAAATTGACAAACAACTCCGCCGAGACAAGCGGGACTCCCGGAGGGAGCTGAAATTGCTGCTTCTCG GTACGGGAGAAAGTGGCAAGAGCACCTTCATCAAGCAGATGAGGATCATCCATGGAGCCGGATACTCAGACGAAGATAAAAGGGGCTTCATCCGGCTTGTTTACCAAAACGTCTTCACCTCCATGCAGGCCATGATCCGCGCCACCGAGACCCTCAAAATCCCGTACAAATATGAACAGAATCGG TCTAATGCCATGCTCGTGAAGGAGGTGGACATTGAGAAGATCACTGGGTTTGACAAGCCCTACATTTCAGCGATCAAATGCCTGTGGTCCGACCCGGGGATCCTGGAGGCCTACGACCGCCGCAGAGAGTACCAGCTGTCCGACTCTACTAAATA TTACCTTAGCGATATAGACCGTGTGACTGCGGAGGGATACGTTCCCACCCAGCAGGATGTGCTGAGGGTCCGTGTTCCCACAACGGGTATAATAGAGTACCCATTTGACCTGGAGAACGTCATCTTCAG TTATCTTACCGATCTGGATCGTGTTGCTGATTGCAACTATCTTCCCACGCAGCAGGATGTGCTCAGAGTGCGCATCCCCACTACAGGAATCATAGAGTACCCCTTCGACTTGCAAAGCATCATTTTCAG GATGGTGGATGTAGGGGGTCAGAGGTccgagaggaggaagtggattcactgttttgagaatgtcaccTCCATTATGTTTCTGGTGGCGCTGAGTGAGTACGACCAGGTCCTGGTGGAATCGGACAACGAG aacCGTATGGAGGAGAGCAAAGCTCTGTTCAGGACTATCATAACCTACCCTTGGTTTCAAAACTCCTCcgtcatcctcttcctcaacaagaaggacctgctggaggagaagatctcCTACTCACACTTGGTGGACTATTTCCCAGAGTTCGATG GTCCCCAGAGAGATGCACAGGCTGCGCGGGAGTTCATCCTCAAGATGTTCGTGGACTTAAACCCCGACAGCGACAAGATCATCTACTCCCACTTCACTTGTGCCACGGACACTGAGAACATCCgctttgtgtttgcagctgtcAAAGACACCATCCTACAGCTCAACCTCAAAGAGTACAACCTGGTGTGA
- the LOC133962198 gene encoding TLE family member 5-like, with protein sequence MMFPQSRHSASSQSGQPLKFTTSDSCDRIKDEFQFLQAQYHSLKLECDKLASEKSEMQRHYIMYYEMSYGLNIEMHKQAEIVKRLNGICAQVLPYLSQEHQQQVMGAIERAKQVTPPEMNSIIRHQLQVQHLPQLQGLALPVNPLPMGLTPPSLPAVSSSSGLLSLSSILANYSHGQAQVVKEDKAREAAERAPRGDDGDKSD encoded by the exons ATGATGTTTCCTCAATCGAGGCACTCG GCGTCCTCTCAGTCCGGTCAACCTCTCAAGTTCACCACTTCTGACTCCTGTGACCGCATCAAGGATGAGTTCCAGTTCCTGCAAGCACAATACCACAG TTTGAAGTTGGAGTGTGATAAACTGGCCTCTGAAAAGTCTGAGATGCAGCGTCATTATATCATG TACTATGAAATGTCCTACGGGTTGAACATTGAAATGCACAAACAG GCTGAAATAGTGAAGAGACTGAACGGGATCTGTGCTCAGGTGCTGCCTTATCTGTCACAGGAG catcagcagcaggtgATGGGCGCCATAGAGAGAGCAAAGCAGGTCACACCTCCAGAGATGAACTCTATCATACGG caTCAGCTTCAGGTGCAACACCTGCCCCAGCTCCAGGGCCTGGCCCTGCCTGTGAACCCGCTCCCCATGGgcctcacccctccctccctgcccgccgtctcctccagctccggccTGCTCTCCCTCTCGTCCATCCTGGCCAACTACTCCCACGGCCAGGCTCAGGTGGTGAAGGAGGACAAAGCCAGGGAAGCGGCAGAGAGAGCACCCAGAGGAGACGACGGGGATAAGTCAGACTAG